One genomic segment of Amycolatopsis sp. WQ 127309 includes these proteins:
- a CDS encoding slipin family protein, with amino-acid sequence MVVEIVSAVVVLGGAWLAAGVRVVKQYERGLVFRFGRVRSRVQEPGLKLLVPFVDRMQKVNMQIITMPVPAQDGITRDNVTVRVDAVVYFKVIDPVVAAVNVQDYRAAVGQVAQTSLRSIIGKSELDDLLSNREHLNEGLELMIDSPALDWGIHIDKVEIKDVALPEAMKRSMSRQAEAERERRARVISADGELQASHKLAQAAATMADTPSAMQLRLLETVVQVSSEKNSTLILPFPVELLRFLDAHTPKQAAAPAAPPAPVAPAIPEAAPEPDAVEAKPEANGHAAPAPRTPGDAALPTSD; translated from the coding sequence ATGGTGGTGGAGATCGTCAGCGCCGTCGTCGTACTGGGCGGAGCTTGGCTCGCGGCCGGCGTGCGCGTGGTCAAGCAGTACGAACGTGGGCTCGTCTTCCGGTTCGGCCGGGTGCGGTCCCGGGTGCAGGAACCCGGCCTGAAACTGCTGGTCCCGTTCGTGGACCGGATGCAGAAGGTCAACATGCAGATCATCACGATGCCGGTCCCGGCGCAGGACGGCATCACCCGCGACAACGTCACCGTCCGGGTCGACGCCGTCGTCTACTTCAAGGTGATCGACCCGGTCGTCGCCGCGGTCAACGTGCAGGACTACCGCGCCGCCGTCGGGCAGGTCGCGCAGACGTCGCTGCGCTCGATCATCGGCAAGAGCGAGCTCGACGACCTGCTGTCGAACCGCGAGCACCTCAACGAGGGCCTGGAGCTGATGATCGACAGCCCGGCGCTCGACTGGGGCATCCACATCGACAAGGTCGAGATCAAGGACGTCGCGCTGCCGGAGGCGATGAAGCGCTCGATGTCCCGGCAGGCCGAGGCGGAGCGGGAACGCCGGGCGCGCGTCATCTCGGCCGACGGTGAGCTGCAGGCGTCGCACAAGCTCGCGCAGGCCGCGGCGACGATGGCCGACACGCCGTCGGCGATGCAGCTGCGGCTGCTGGAGACGGTGGTCCAGGTGTCGTCGGAGAAGAACTCGACGCTGATCCTGCCGTTCCCGGTGGAGCTGCTGCGCTTCCTCGACGCGCACACCCCGAAGCAGGCCGCGGCACCCGCGGCCCCGCCGGCGCCCGTCGCGCCGGCGATTCCCGAGGCCGCGCCGGAACCCGATGCGGTGGAAGCGAAACCGGAGGCGAACGGGCACGCGGCCCCGGCGCCGCGCACCCCCGGCGACGCGGCGCTGCCGACGTCCGACTAG
- a CDS encoding DUF4190 domain-containing protein — translation MTDPSGDKDHPSTSYDPPSTTESSSYDPGSYEPPATADPTFDSTVPDSTIADSTVSDSTATDHTVASGTAAGTTVAGATAPPPYPAAGSLPPGAFETPAAHIPGTPYAAPGYPQQTYAQPYPPAYGAPYAPPAPYAQPYPGAPRTQDNALAIGALVCSILGFCSGITALPGLIMGHIALSRTNRGEGGGRGVATAAVIIGYVVVALWVGFFTTFIILGVNGQFDS, via the coding sequence ATGACCGACCCGTCCGGCGACAAGGACCACCCGTCCACGTCGTACGACCCGCCGTCGACCACCGAATCGTCGTCGTACGACCCGGGGTCCTACGAACCGCCCGCGACCGCGGACCCGACGTTCGACAGCACGGTCCCGGACAGCACCATCGCCGACAGCACCGTTTCGGACAGCACCGCCACGGATCACACCGTCGCGAGCGGTACGGCCGCCGGCACGACGGTCGCCGGTGCCACGGCGCCGCCGCCGTACCCGGCCGCCGGGAGCCTGCCGCCGGGGGCGTTCGAGACGCCCGCGGCGCACATCCCCGGCACGCCGTACGCGGCCCCGGGCTACCCGCAGCAGACGTACGCGCAGCCGTACCCGCCGGCGTACGGCGCGCCCTACGCGCCGCCGGCGCCGTACGCGCAGCCGTACCCGGGCGCCCCGCGCACCCAGGACAACGCGCTCGCCATCGGCGCGCTGGTCTGCTCGATCCTCGGCTTCTGCTCCGGCATCACCGCGCTGCCCGGGCTGATCATGGGCCACATCGCGCTGAGCCGCACCAACCGCGGCGAAGGCGGCGGCCGCGGGGTCGCCACGGCCGCCGTGATCATCGGCTACGTCGTCGTCGCGCTGTGGGTCGGCTTCTTCACGACGTTCATCATCCTGGGCGTGAACGGCCAGTTCGACAGCTAG
- a CDS encoding DUF4190 domain-containing protein has translation MTYPQDPNDPYGQQQPPSGGFQQPQSGGYQQPGYGQQYPPGGYQQPGYPQYPGGMGMQPKEGSGLAVGALICSIAGIFLCFLISVAGIIMGHIAYNKAKAGQAEGQGLAMAAFIVGYAAIALNILGFLLFFGVGAANGLFR, from the coding sequence ATGACTTATCCGCAGGATCCGAACGACCCGTACGGGCAGCAGCAGCCGCCGTCGGGTGGTTTCCAGCAGCCCCAGTCGGGCGGTTACCAGCAGCCGGGCTACGGCCAGCAGTACCCGCCGGGCGGCTACCAGCAGCCCGGCTACCCGCAGTACCCCGGCGGCATGGGGATGCAGCCGAAGGAAGGCTCCGGGCTCGCCGTCGGCGCGCTGATCTGCTCGATCGCCGGCATCTTCCTGTGCTTCCTGATCAGCGTCGCGGGCATCATCATGGGCCACATCGCCTACAACAAGGCCAAGGCCGGTCAGGCGGAAGGCCAGGGCCTGGCGATGGCGGCGTTCATCGTCGGCTACGCCGCGATCGCGCTCAACATCCTGGGGTTCCTCCTCTTCTTCGGGGTCGGCGCCGCGAACGGCCTCTTCCGCTGA
- a CDS encoding acyl-CoA dehydrogenase family protein, producing MARLAQTAGLSDVQSEILATVRQFVDKEVIPHAQELEHSDTYPADIVEGMKEMGLFGITIPEEYGGLGESLLTYALVVEEIARGWMSVSGVINTHFIVAHMITRHGTEAQKRHFLPRMATGEVRGSFSMSEPDLGSDVAAIKTRAKKTDDGYVVDGAKMWLTNGGSSNLIALLVKTDEGAEKPHQNLTAFLVEKPEGFGEVAPGLTIPGKIDKMGYKGVDTTEAVFDGYKIGADMVLGEAPGKGFAYMMDGVEVGRVNVAARACGIAIRAFELAVEYAQQRKTFGKAIAEHQAVAFKLAEMATKVEAAHLMMVNAARLKDSGERNDVEAGMAKLIASEYCAEVTQDSFRIHGGYGYSKEYEIERLMREAPFLLIGEGTSEIQKTIISRGLLREYKSRS from the coding sequence ATGGCCCGTCTCGCCCAGACCGCCGGCCTGTCCGACGTGCAGTCGGAGATCCTCGCGACCGTCCGCCAGTTCGTGGACAAGGAGGTCATCCCGCACGCGCAGGAGCTCGAGCACTCCGACACCTACCCGGCCGACATCGTCGAGGGCATGAAGGAGATGGGCCTGTTCGGGATCACCATCCCGGAGGAGTACGGCGGGCTCGGCGAGTCGCTGCTGACCTACGCGCTCGTCGTCGAGGAGATCGCGCGGGGCTGGATGAGCGTGTCCGGCGTGATCAACACGCACTTCATCGTGGCGCACATGATCACCCGCCACGGCACCGAGGCGCAGAAGCGGCACTTCCTGCCGCGGATGGCGACCGGCGAGGTCCGGGGCTCGTTCTCGATGTCCGAGCCGGACCTCGGCTCCGACGTCGCCGCGATCAAGACGCGCGCCAAGAAGACCGACGACGGCTACGTCGTCGACGGCGCCAAGATGTGGCTGACGAACGGCGGCTCGTCCAACCTGATCGCGCTGCTCGTCAAGACCGACGAGGGCGCCGAGAAGCCCCACCAGAACCTGACGGCGTTCCTCGTCGAGAAGCCCGAGGGCTTCGGCGAGGTGGCACCGGGCCTGACCATCCCCGGCAAGATCGACAAGATGGGCTACAAGGGCGTCGACACCACCGAAGCGGTGTTCGACGGCTACAAGATCGGCGCGGACATGGTGCTCGGCGAGGCGCCGGGTAAGGGCTTCGCGTACATGATGGACGGTGTCGAGGTCGGCCGCGTGAACGTCGCGGCGCGGGCGTGCGGCATCGCGATCCGCGCGTTCGAATTGGCGGTGGAGTACGCCCAGCAGCGCAAGACGTTCGGCAAGGCGATCGCCGAGCACCAGGCCGTGGCGTTCAAGCTGGCCGAGATGGCGACCAAGGTCGAGGCGGCTCACTTGATGATGGTGAACGCGGCCCGCTTGAAGGACTCGGGCGAGCGCAACGACGTCGAGGCGGGCATGGCCAAGCTGATCGCGTCGGAGTACTGCGCGGAGGTCACGCAGGACTCGTTCCGCATCCACGGCGGTTACGGCTACTCGAAGGAGTACGAGATCGAGCGGCTCATGCGCGAGGCCCCGTTCCTGCTGATCGGCGAGGGCACGAGCGAGATCCAGAAGACCATCATCAGCCGCGGCCTGCTGCGCGAATACAAGTCCCGCTCCTGA
- a CDS encoding general stress protein, with product MMVSSPFGGGRAPGNLPRLPTPPTGWPIGSYATYGEAQQAVDFLAENEFAVGDVTIVGVDLMLVERVIGKLSWGRVLATGAVSGAWFGLFAGLLLGLFVNQGFALQLLTGLVLGVLSGLAFAAIGYSMSRGRRDFSSASQLVAGRYDVLCQPRSAERARELLAKLALKPPS from the coding sequence ATGATGGTGAGTAGTCCCTTTGGCGGGGGCCGGGCGCCCGGCAACCTGCCGCGGCTGCCGACGCCGCCGACCGGCTGGCCGATCGGGTCGTACGCGACCTACGGCGAGGCCCAGCAGGCGGTCGACTTCCTCGCGGAGAACGAGTTCGCGGTCGGCGACGTCACCATCGTCGGCGTCGACCTGATGCTGGTCGAGCGGGTCATCGGGAAGCTTTCGTGGGGGCGCGTCCTCGCCACCGGCGCGGTGTCCGGCGCCTGGTTCGGCCTCTTCGCCGGCCTGCTGCTCGGGCTGTTCGTCAACCAGGGGTTCGCGCTGCAGCTGCTCACCGGCCTGGTGCTGGGCGTGCTGTCCGGGCTGGCGTTCGCCGCGATCGGGTACAGCATGTCGCGCGGGCGCCGGGACTTCTCGTCGGCGAGCCAGCTCGTCGCGGGCCGGTACGACGTCCTGTGCCAGCCGCGGTCGGCCGAGCGGGCGCGGGAACTGCTGGCGAAGCTGGCGCTGAAACCGCCGTCGTGA